GAACTGACATATCTGCGGTGCGGTCAGAAGTGCTGAAGCTGTTGTAGAATTTTTCCGAGCAGTAACTGCAGGGGTGGCAACAAGTCTTGGCACAGGTCTTGCCACCTAGCAAGATGTGTCTGTGCGTGGATTTCCCAAAAAACATACCTCATCTTTTAAACAAGCACTCATAATCAGCTAAGCTAACACAAgcaatttgcaaaaaagacATTTTTCGTGTACTTTAATTGGTTAGCCGTTATTGGTTtgctatatatttttttttatttttattcctctcGGGAACATTTTAATCAAGGGGTATACCATAAGTACatgcatgtacacataaatgaataaaccTATGTATGTGCACCCGCCCCCACCCATGTGgggttttttcccttcacgcGCAGAGGaattttctttcattttgaagCGCATAATTTGAAGTTCATAAATTAAACCTTTTGGAGTCAACATTTTTCACCGTGAAAATGTTCACCCTCAATGTTTGCACAATTTGACGCCGGCAAAATTGTCCTTCATATTTTACTCCTCCCAACTTGAACCTCGCGACgtcgtcattttttaatttttttattcccacCTGGTACGTATAACTGTAGTGAACAAAACGGTTTGattgaaaaaacaaaatggaaatacCAGTTTATTGGAAATGTtcgtttttcaaaaaaacaactgaaaaaaaaaaaatcatttttttagaaaaaatgcatacaaaGGGGCACATTAGTAGGGCTGATAAATGCGAAGGGGGGCATTCAAgatggggaaaggaaaaccaattttggaaataaaaaaaatgaataaatgaataatacGCAGGTGGATACCCTACGTGTGGATCCCCCCTTACATATACCCACACACAAATGCGGTCTTTTACCAAATGGGCACCCCCATGGGGAGATGACAACCTCCGTGAATGCTGCGCAGAGAAGGGTAATTCGCCCGAGCAAGCAATGACTGATTTAACATGGACTACCCTTCGTGCGTACCAAACGGATAAATGATTGGCACGAAAGGGGTGATCCGTGcatgtaaacaaaaaaaaagacacctAAAATAGGAAAGCAACACAAGGCAGATGAACGTACATTACGTGCGAATCCTAATAAACGAAGCATTTTcgcacaaaatggacaaccCTGCAACGAAACTACTTCAGCTTAACAATACCCCCAGCCTCTGTAAGTTTGGCCTTCCACTTGTCAGCCGTttctttgttaattttttcaaaaagagTTTGGGGTAAGTTATCTACCAAGTCCTTGGCTTGTTTCAAATTGAGGTCCTTCTTAATCTCCTTAACGATCTTAATGATGGGGATTTTTTTATTGGGTTCTATATTTTCTAGGATCAAATCGTAGACCTTATTTTCGTCATTCTCTTCCTCAGCGTTTGCATCTGCTGCATTTTGTTTGTTGTCCTGCTCATTGGCAGAAGCACCTATAGTCTGTCTGGTGTCCACTGAAAAGGTGGTCTCAATTTGTTTCACTAGTTCGCTTGCTTCCAACAATGTTAGCTCTTTCAAACTTTCTATAATTCTATTTACCTTTTCGCTACCTAAGGCAAATTTCTGTCTTCCACTACATGCATCCTTTTTTAGAAttactccatttttataattcaaataattcttccttcGAAGATTATCACCGATTCTTTTTTCCGTATATATAAGGTAGATATAGCTCATCTTACTCTGCCTCTTCAAAAACGTCAAACAGCTGACATATCCCAGGAAGGATGCTACTATGTATGTGAGGCACAGGAGCCAGAACCCCCTCCTGCTAAGTTTGCCTGGTCGTTTATTCCtcaattttgtccttttcccttcGCACACTTTGGCTTTCCTTCTGACCAGTGCTTtatatgttcttcctttattactCATTCTTCAAAATTAGGCATTTTTAactcgttctttttttgtgcgtgtGTTTTTTTGTCACTGCTGCTGGATTTATGCGTATGGATAAGGGGCAAAGTTGTCACTCCTTGTGGCAGCTCAGCACTGTGCTGATTTGAGCGAAGATGCTAcacctcctcctcctggAGAATTCCCGAACGGTGTGCGTTTTGTATAATTACTCAATTGAGACGaccttttacattttaccttcttttcttttcccctcctgATTGGGTGTTAAAAAGGCGCTGCTTTATAGCagtgttccttttccttatgGGTAAATGCTGAACAGGTAGGCAAAATTATCTGCCCAGCGAGGGAACCTTGTCGAAATGGTGAAGAAGCGCAACGCTTGGAGGTACGGCGTAATAGCGAAAGGCTTCTTCCCATGCGCCTAGCGGATTTACACATCTTTCAAGATGCGCCTTCCGGTAGCCTCACATGGTTTGCAGCTTTGTGTTTCCCTTCGTGTTTTCCTTCGCGTAGCTTCACCGATTGACCCCCAGCTCGGCTCGATTGGTGAAGCAAACATTCAACTGGTCAACTAGGCCGCCTTCCCATGTGATGCGTTTCCAACCGACTGAAGTGCATCCGTTTGGGGTGTGGAAGTATGGCCGAAAAATGCATGTACGCTTAAACACATGCATGAGTATGTTCGCGCCTCTTTTTTATCTCGTGCCCCCGGGTTAACCCGCTCGAAAATGCTACCTGGGGCTCATTCGGAGGAGCGCAAAGTAGTGCCAAGGTGTAAGTCCGTAAAGAAAATTACTAACGAGTGAgcatttgtttaaaaaaaaaattacgcagAAAATCGTCGATAAGGCAAAATAtcgttaataaaaaaaaccctGTTGATAAACGTACGGGGGGAGAAAACAGGAATAACCTGGCAAGGAAGTGGGGACGTGACTTAAACATATTAAGCAGCCAGCATAACCCCACCAGAATGTAAcaaacaaatggggaaataaaaaaaaaaaaaaaaaaaaaaaaaaaacctgaCCTAACTAgccatatgtgcatattacacaactaaaaaaaaacagccattACTTCCAACATGGAAAGAAGCCATCACACGATTGTGTGGTCCTCCAAAGTGTGTGCAGGACttataagaatatatatttttttttccatctgtATAAACAGAGCATATATTCTTTTACACTGGGTTAGGTTTAATCCGATTTAaggttccctttttaaagtaTGACATAAGGATTTGCTTCCAGCTGATGGAGGCTACTAACGTTTCCTTTTAGCATAAacgggggaagaagagaaaatccTTTTCGAGGTGTGTCCCTCAGTTGATCTCACCGTCTTGGCTTGGCTCCACCATCCCCGCGTGTGTGTCCCCACCGGAGACGCACTTCACTGTGATGTCCATATCGGTCAACAGAATTTTTCTCGCGTAAGAGTCTTCACCACAAGATGACATAAATTTTTTGACTTTAAATTCAACGTAATCTTCCTCATGGTCTTCATCATTCAATCCTATCGGTTTGGACAAGGCATCGTTAATGTCGTTTACATCGTCCGTTATGTCTATATCAAAATATTTAACCGTTTGGATTTTCTTATTTTCGAGTTTCTTTTTGTAATGATTTACCAATTGGTGATCGTCGTTTATGATATTTACCTTTAAATTGGCTTCGTTTGACAGCTCAAAGAGGGACACGTTGTGGCGCGCAAGTTCGACCTGTTCATGGTTTTCCTGCACAGCGGCCTGCATGTTGACCCAATGGAGCGGTGTGCCGAGACGCGTACTGACTAGCTTACTATCCTCGTGTATTCCTTCACTGCCTTCCCAATCAACTTCACAAATGGcgattttccttttttaaaaaaaaaaaaaaattctcatcACACATTCGCAAACGTATAATTAcgctctccttttttcgaAGCGGTATGACAAAATTGTGGGTTGCAATTTTGCTAGTATTGTTTGTTGCCCCGTTGGAGTGGTGAGTACGCTTATGTCTGGCAAAAATTTTGggaccccttttttgtgccttTAAGACGCATGCAGCGCGCCGCAAGAATGCAAAATCAAAAAGGCTGGAACAATTGGTTAGGTCGAAGAAGTGAGCTGCAGCTAGGCCTCCTCCACATTTTCATTCATCACCTGCCTTTTGTCTTTGCATCCTTTTTCGTTGGGATTTTGTTCACGTAATGTTAAAAGGGATATTGTCACATTTGCCTAACTTTcaatatgcattttttttttttttttttttcttatctcTTAATGTTACAATGGGCATGCCTCTTGGGTTGTGGACAGTCAAATTGTTCACTTCTCGCGGGATGTTAAAAGAAGACAAGAAGAtacaaagaaaggaaaaaagaaaacactcATTCAAATGTGTGTGAATTACACGTAGTACTGCTTCAGGTGCTGGATAAGGTGATATActttttttgagaaaat
The Plasmodium coatneyi strain Hackeri chromosome 10, complete sequence DNA segment above includes these coding regions:
- a CDS encoding 50S ribosomal subunit protein L12, which encodes MSNKGRTYKALVRRKAKVCEGKRTKLRNKRPGKLSRRGFWLLCLTYIVASFLGYVSCLTFLKRQSKMSYIYLIYTEKRIGDNLRRKNYLNYKNGVILKKDACSGRQKFALGSEKVNRIIESLKELTLLEASELVKQIETTFSVDTRQTIGASANEQDNKQNAADANAEEENDENKVYDLILENIEPNKKIPIIKIVKEIKKDLNLKQAKDLVDNLPQTLFEKINKETADKWKAKLTEAGGIVKLK